ATCTCGTCCATTTACACCAAAATATCTCTGAGTAAAGCTAATTACCCTGAATTCTTTGGAGAGCAGCTGGATGTATGGTTCCCACATCCTCTCATCTGCAAGGGCCCCGTGAAGGAGTACCAAAGTGTCTCCAGATTTCATCTGGGATTGGTCCATGTTTTGAGTTTTGTTATTGGTTTCTGAATTGTTTTTCATGGCGTATATAGAGTATCAACAGGTCTTGGGAGGGTGTTATTTCGAAGCAACTTATTTTTTGTAAAGCTTGATTAGCACTAGGAACCCGACAGCTGCTAAGTTTACCCCAATACCCCAAGGTCTATCACTGAAAATAGCCATGGAATAATTAGCTCCCAAGCTAAAAAAGTAATTCCCTCCGTGTGAGGAGTACATGAAAGCAAGGGAGAGCCCTGTTCCCATTTTATACATTAAGATTGGTGAGGAAAGCCATGGAACTTGGAATAGAAAAGCGCGTGAAAGCTGTTTGGTGTTTGAAGTGGATTTAGAAAATTGCAGTCCGGCATAGAGTGTATATAGAAAGACAGTAAAGGCTAGGCCATTCACAACAGCCCCACCTATAGTCCAGCTATTGAAAGCTAAGAAATAATTCAGGGCTGAGACACTGCCCATAAAACCGCCTCCGATAGAGGCAATTAATAATGTTGATCTAATAAGAGTTTGCACTTGTCTTATCCTGTGGGTTTTATAAGGTGTAGTTTTTAGTCGTAGGTATATCTGCTATTAAAATTTTTATATGCCTATACCTTCTTGGGCCTAAGCAGCAAGAAGGTGAACAAATTTTTTAGGTCGCTATAAATTGGTGGTTGCCGGGGGAATGACTCGACTTAGGGATTTATTTGAGGAAAGCGCCTGGTTATTCCTCAGGCGCTTACAGCGGAGTAAGATATGAGCTTGCCAACCTCACAGAAGAGCAATTCTCTCTTACTGTCCCTTCTTTTCCAGCAGCTGATCCAGTGGTAATTCAGTACGGTAGCGTACCTGTTTGAGGGAGAAACTGCTCTTAATATGATCAATGCCTGGCAATTCGGTAAGTTTTTTGTCCAGGAATTCCTGATAAGCCTGCAGGTTGGGGACCACCACACGCAGCAGGTAGTCGAAGTCTCCGGTCATCAGGTAGCACTCCATGACTTCCGGCCATTGACCGATCACGGATTCGAAGTCCTGTAATTCTTTTTTGACCTGGTGGTTGAGGGTAACCTGGATAAAGACGCTCACCGGCAGCCCCACTTTTTCCGGCTCCAGTAAGGTCACGGCGCGTTTGATAAAGCCTTGTTCATTCAGGTTCTTGACCCGGCGTGAACAGGGTGAAGGGGAGAGGCAGACTTTTTCTGCCAGCTCAATATTGGGGATAGTGGCATCCTGTTGCAGAATCTCCAGGATCTTCTTGTCGATGGCATCCAGTAAATAGGCCATGGTTTTATTCCGTATCTCATCTCTCTGAACATACGCCGGGATTTCCGGCTGCTTCACTTAACCTGGCGATCAAAGAAACCCTCCCGGTCTGTTTTCGCCTCCAGTAAACAGTTTGCTTCTTTGAGCAATCGTAATCTGATACTGGATATTTCTGGCCCTTCTCGACCAGGAGCGACAGGTCCTGTGCCGCAATGTTACTTTGAAACCGTATCTTCTCTATTATGAATTCTCGCTCTTGCCCACTTCCTGTGTGCGACCAGTCTCAGTTGTTCCGTCACATTTCCTGTTACCGGCCGCCCTTCCAAGGTGAAGGTAAGCCGCTATGACCCTAGTGGCGCGTCATAACTGAGCATACCTTTTTCATTACATCGCCCAAAATGCAGCAATTTGAGTGATTTGTTGCCAGCAGCCGGCGATCTTTAGCGAGTTGTGTCCGTATTATGCCCTAGCTGGGCCTATTTTGGTATGACCTGCTGAGGCGGCCGATGTTAATTTTAGCGGCTAATCAAGAGCTCTGGTTTGGCTTTCGGGTGGCTCCCTGAGCGTCAGGATGATTTTGGCGCTTCAATAGTCCCTGGCAAATCCAGTAGCGAGAAAAGCAATAACGAAATAGGTGGTACCCATGGCAATGGTCGAAGGCGATCAGGAGCTGGGCTTTGATACAGAGTATTCTCTCAAAGCCGCGTTTACTCGTGAATCGGGCCGGGTCTTTCTGACTGGTATTGACGCACTGGTGCGTCTGCCCCTGATGCAAAAGCGCATGGATGAGCTGGCCGGCCTCAATACCGCGGGCTTTATTTCCGGTTATCGTGGCTCCCCCCTTGGTGGCTATGACCAGGCCCTTTGGCGCCACAAAAAGCTGCTGGCAGGACACGATATTCACTTTGAGCCGGGGATCAATGAGGACCTCGGGGCTACCAATATCTGGGGCACACAGCTGGTTGACCACTATCGCAAGCAGGCCACCCGCGATGGGGTCTTTTCTATCTGGTATGGCAAGGGTCATGGTGTAGATCGCACCGCAGATGTATTCCGCCAGGCGAATGTCCAGGGTACTGCCAAGCTTGGCGGTGTGCTGGCGCTGTGCGGCGATGACCACACTGCAGAGTCTTCCATGTTCTCTCACAATACCGACCAGATTTTTGAGTCGGTGATGATGCCGCTGTTGTTCCCTGCTTCTATTGATGAATACCTGACCCTTGGGCTTGCAGGTATTGCACTGTCGCGCTTCTCCGGTTTGTGGGTGGGCTTCAAGGCCATTACTGAGACGGTAGAGGCTGGGGCATCGCTGGTAGTGCCGGGCCTGCCGCAGTTTACAATTCCTGCGGATTTCCCTATTCCCCCCCACGGTTTAAATTACGATCCACATTTGAACTGGCCAGCTGAGCGCCTGGAATACGAACGCCGTATGCTGGAGGAGCGCCTGCCGGCGGCCCAGGCTTTCGCTTATGCCAATCGCCTGGATAAAACCACCCATGAAGCCCGGCATAAACGTTTCGGCATCGTGACAGTGGGCAAAGCCCACGGCGACCTGCTGGAAGCCCTGAAGTTGCTCAATCTGAGCGAAGAGGATCTGCACGAAGCAGGCATTTCCATTTTCAAAGTGGCCATGTCCTGGCCCCTGGAGCCCAAGGGTATCGGCGAATTTGTCGATGGCATGGAGCGCCTGCTGGTTGTGGAAGAGAAGCGCCCATTGGTGGAAGACCAGCTGAAAAATCTTCTGTATGGCTGGGATGATGGGCGCAGGCCAAAAGTAGTGGGCAAGAAAGACCTGAATGGCGATGACCTGTTGCCGGCAATCTGGGGCTTTGGCCCTGATCAGGTGGCCAAAGCCATTGCCCGTTGGTTGGCGGATACAGACCTGGCGGAAAAACTACTCCCGTTGGCCGAGAAATTGGGTGGCAATGTACCGGCTAAGGCCTGCGGTCTCCTGGCACGCGAGCCAATTTTCTGTGCCGGGTGCCCACATAATACCTCCACCAAGTTGCCAGAGGGCAGCTTGGGCAGCGCTGGTATCGGCTGTCACATCATGGCTCTGGGCAAAGGTTTACGTACTGACACCTATTCCCATATGGGAGGAGAGGGCGCGCATTGGGTGGGCCTGCACCGTTTTTCCAGTGCGGAGCATATCTTCCAGAATATGGGCGACGGTACTTACAACCACTCCGGCTTGCTCGCTATTCGGCAGGCGGTGGCCAGTAAGGTCAATATCACTTATAAAATTTTGCTCAATGACGCGGTCGCTATGACCGGTGGCCAGCCCGCCGATGGCGAGGTGACTGCTCCCAGTCTTGCGGCCCAGCTGCTTGCCGAAGGTGTTGGTGAGGTGGTCCTGTTGAGTGAAAACCCTAATCACTGGCGAGATCACCGTAGCTTATTGCCCGCGCAAGTTAAGGTACTGGACCGTTCAGAACTGGATGCGGTGCAGCGCCGCTTACGCGAGACTCCTGGCGTTACTGCCATTATTTATGAGCAGGTGTGCGCGGCGGAGAAACGCCGCCGTCGTAAGAAAAAGCAGATGGTTGATCCCGCCCAAAGGCTGCTGATCAACCAGCGTGTCTGTGAGGGTTGTGGGGATTGCAGCGTACAGTCCAGTTGTATAGCTGTGGAACCGCTGGAAACTCCCTATGGGCGTAAACGCCAGATCAACCAGTCCAGCTGCAATAAGGATATGCGCTGCGCCGATGGCTTTTGTCCGAGTTTTGTAACTGTAGAGGGCGGCGAGCTGAAAAAGCCACCGGTGCAGTCCCTGGCCGAATCCCTGGACTCCGCCATTGCCAAGTTACCAGTTGCTCATACCGCCGTATTGGAGCAGCCACTCAGCATCCTGGTTGCCGGTATTGGTGGCAGTGGTGTGCTTACCGTGGCCGCTCTTTTGGGAATGGCGGCGCACCTGGAGGATAAAGGCAGTACAACCTTGTATTTCACCGGGTTGTCACAGAAAAATGGCGCGGTGGTGGCCCACGTAAAAGTTGGAGCCAGTCCAGAGTCTATTACCACCGCGCGTATCCGCGATGGTGCGGCAGAACTGCTGCTTGGCTGCGATATGGTGACTGCCGCGGGTCAGAGGCCGAAATTTGCCACTGGCAAGATGCGCGCTTTGGTGAATACTGCAGAAGTGCCGGTAGCGGCTTTTGTACGCGATAATGAGCTGGCTTTTCCAGCGGATGCCACTGAGCAGAGTATCGAATCCCTGTGTGCCGAGTACTACGCCTTCGATGCAAATAAATACGCCCAGGCGCTGTTTGGCGATACGGTGGCCAGTAACTTGATGATTATGGGGTTTGCCTGCCAGAAAGGACTATTGCCTATTGGCGAGGCGGCGCTGGAGCGTGCCATCGAGTTGAATGGTGTCGCGGTGGAAAATAACCTGCGCGCGTTCCGTGCGGGACGCCTGTTGGCTGTCGATCCAAGGGCGATTGAAAAACTGGCCGTTCCGGCGCAGCCAGTAAAATTGATTGAGCCCCAGGAAAGTGTGGAGCAACTGATCGCGCGCTTGGCGACAGAACTGAGCGAATACCAGAACGCTGCTTACGCTCACCAGTTTACACATCGCATAGAGCCTCTTCATCGGGCAGAACTGTCCCTGCGCGGTACTACCGGCGAGTTGACCCGGACGGCTGCCAACAGCCTTTACAAGGCCATGGCCTACAAGGATGAATACGAAGTAGCACGTCTTTATAGTGGCGAAGATTTCCAGCGCCAGCTGCGCGAGACCTTCAGTGGCGACTACTCCTTGAAGTTTCATATGGCACCACCTTTACTGGCGCGCCCAGATTCCAGTGGCAGGGTGCGCAAAATGCAGTTTGGTCCCTGGATGGGCAAGTTGATGCCTTTGTTGGCGAAAGGCAAGGTGCTGCGCGGCACACTTATGGATGTCTTTGGTTATTCCGGGGAGCGCCGTGCGGAGCGCGACTGGGCTCGCCAGGTGGCTCGGGCTGTAGAGGGGATTGCGGCCCAGCTCAACACGGACAATATTGCCCAGGCGCGCGAGCTACTGGAAATCCCTTTGCAGGTACGTGGTTACGGCCATGTGCGCGAGCAGAAGTTTTCCCAGGTGCAAGGGCGCTGGCAGGAATTGTATGAAGTGTTTGTCGACAGAAGTGGTGACCGGGTTACAGTGTCAACTTCCCAATAATTGCGCTGGGAATTATTAACCTGGGCGGAAGGGGATCAAAGGGTTAAGTAGTAAGCCTCTGATCCCGGTGATTGCTACTGGGGCACCCACAGCGGAGAAGCATAGGCAGTCCTTATCCTGGGTCGCAATGGGGCGGTGCACCTGCCCCGGCTCGCGAAATACAAAATCTCCCGGCCCGTAAATGCCGTTGTGATCGGAAAAACTGCCGTGCAGGACTACGGCGAATTCCTGCCCGCGGTGGTCGTGCTCCGGTAGCTTGGCACCGCTGCGTAGGTGATGGAAGGCCACTTCATAGTCCCGTTGCCCGGTCCTGACTCGGCATACCTGCAAACTGCGGGACACCTTTCTCCATTTTCGGGCTGGATTCTTTGCTAGCAGTTTTTGTAGAACCCTCGGTAAGTTGGTCAAAGCTGGGCCTTGATTATTGAGCGGTTCCGGTTCTCTGTCCTTAATTTCTTTTACTGTATTTTTTTCCACGATCCGATCGATACGTGTCATCAGGTGCTCAAAGGCATTGGGCTGGATAGGTTGTGCGGGACTTTCGTTGAGCAGGGAGCCACCCAGGCTATTCAGGGTGTGGTAGTGGGTGCGGCAATCTGCGCACATTTGTACATGGGCGGCTATGACCAGGCTGGGGCCGCGTGCCAGAGTGCCGGCGGCATACTCCAGCAACTGGTTTTTATCAGGGTGGTGTCGAATCATACTACTATCACCTGACAAACCGAGCTTGTAGCTTCTTCATTGCCAGGCGCACACGGGATTTCACTGTGCCCAACGGCAGGCGCAACTCTTGTGAAATTTCGCTGTGGGACTTCCCCTCCATATAAGCCTTTTCCAGTATGTGGCTCTGTTCCGCGGGCAATGCGCTCAAGCCGTCGGCAATATCCCGCTCATTGCGTTTGTGTTGCAAAAACAGCAAGGGTTGGCTTTCCAGGGTTTCATCCCAAATATCGGCCACGTCAATATTGCCATCCCGATGTTGGTAACGCTGGTTACGGCGCAGCATGTCGATCCGACAATTGCGCATGATGGTGTAGATCCAGGTACTGGCTGAGGCTTTGCCCTGGTCAAAACTGGGTGCCTTGTGCCATACCTTGAGCATCACTTCCTGCACCAGTTCATCGGCCGCTTCAGTATTAAGTGCCTGAGTGCTGCGGCTGTGATGAAAACCTTTAATCAGAGGGGCAAAATGTTGAAAAACACGCTCAAACGCTTGCCGATCACGCTTTGTGCCGACCCTGGTAAGTAATGTACTCCAGTCATCTTGACAATTCTGGGGAGCTCTCACTGCAATTCCATTGCTGTTGAGTTTTTGT
This DNA window, taken from Microbulbifer sp. GL-2, encodes the following:
- a CDS encoding ChrR family anti-sigma-E factor, whose translation is MIRHHPDKNQLLEYAAGTLARGPSLVIAAHVQMCADCRTHYHTLNSLGGSLLNESPAQPIQPNAFEHLMTRIDRIVEKNTVKEIKDREPEPLNNQGPALTNLPRVLQKLLAKNPARKWRKVSRSLQVCRVRTGQRDYEVAFHHLRSGAKLPEHDHRGQEFAVVLHGSFSDHNGIYGPGDFVFREPGQVHRPIATQDKDCLCFSAVGAPVAITGIRGLLLNPLIPFRPG
- a CDS encoding indolepyruvate ferredoxin oxidoreductase family protein; amino-acid sequence: MAMVEGDQELGFDTEYSLKAAFTRESGRVFLTGIDALVRLPLMQKRMDELAGLNTAGFISGYRGSPLGGYDQALWRHKKLLAGHDIHFEPGINEDLGATNIWGTQLVDHYRKQATRDGVFSIWYGKGHGVDRTADVFRQANVQGTAKLGGVLALCGDDHTAESSMFSHNTDQIFESVMMPLLFPASIDEYLTLGLAGIALSRFSGLWVGFKAITETVEAGASLVVPGLPQFTIPADFPIPPHGLNYDPHLNWPAERLEYERRMLEERLPAAQAFAYANRLDKTTHEARHKRFGIVTVGKAHGDLLEALKLLNLSEEDLHEAGISIFKVAMSWPLEPKGIGEFVDGMERLLVVEEKRPLVEDQLKNLLYGWDDGRRPKVVGKKDLNGDDLLPAIWGFGPDQVAKAIARWLADTDLAEKLLPLAEKLGGNVPAKACGLLAREPIFCAGCPHNTSTKLPEGSLGSAGIGCHIMALGKGLRTDTYSHMGGEGAHWVGLHRFSSAEHIFQNMGDGTYNHSGLLAIRQAVASKVNITYKILLNDAVAMTGGQPADGEVTAPSLAAQLLAEGVGEVVLLSENPNHWRDHRSLLPAQVKVLDRSELDAVQRRLRETPGVTAIIYEQVCAAEKRRRRKKKQMVDPAQRLLINQRVCEGCGDCSVQSSCIAVEPLETPYGRKRQINQSSCNKDMRCADGFCPSFVTVEGGELKKPPVQSLAESLDSAIAKLPVAHTAVLEQPLSILVAGIGGSGVLTVAALLGMAAHLEDKGSTTLYFTGLSQKNGAVVAHVKVGASPESITTARIRDGAAELLLGCDMVTAAGQRPKFATGKMRALVNTAEVPVAAFVRDNELAFPADATEQSIESLCAEYYAFDANKYAQALFGDTVASNLMIMGFACQKGLLPIGEAALERAIELNGVAVENNLRAFRAGRLLAVDPRAIEKLAVPAQPVKLIEPQESVEQLIARLATELSEYQNAAYAHQFTHRIEPLHRAELSLRGTTGELTRTAANSLYKAMAYKDEYEVARLYSGEDFQRQLRETFSGDYSLKFHMAPPLLARPDSSGRVRKMQFGPWMGKLMPLLAKGKVLRGTLMDVFGYSGERRAERDWARQVARAVEGIAAQLNTDNIAQARELLEIPLQVRGYGHVREQKFSQVQGRWQELYEVFVDRSGDRVTVSTSQ
- a CDS encoding sigma-70 family RNA polymerase sigma factor codes for the protein MAQIQKLNSNGIAVRAPQNCQDDWSTLLTRVGTKRDRQAFERVFQHFAPLIKGFHHSRSTQALNTEAADELVQEVMLKVWHKAPSFDQGKASASTWIYTIMRNCRIDMLRRNQRYQHRDGNIDVADIWDETLESQPLLFLQHKRNERDIADGLSALPAEQSHILEKAYMEGKSHSEISQELRLPLGTVKSRVRLAMKKLQARFVR
- a CDS encoding Lrp/AsnC family transcriptional regulator; the protein is MAYLLDAIDKKILEILQQDATIPNIELAEKVCLSPSPCSRRVKNLNEQGFIKRAVTLLEPEKVGLPVSVFIQVTLNHQVKKELQDFESVIGQWPEVMECYLMTGDFDYLLRVVVPNLQAYQEFLDKKLTELPGIDHIKSSFSLKQVRYRTELPLDQLLEKKGQ